The genomic stretch GTAACCGAATCATATCCTTGCGAAATCAATCCTGTGAGCATTCCTGTCAATACATCGCCACTTCCTGCAGTTGCCATTCCTGGATTTCCTGTATTGTTAATATACAGTTTATCGGCATAACAAGTAATCGTATGCGCGCCTTTAATAATAACAACTACGTTATACTTTTTTGAAAACGCTTTTGTCTTTTCAAGCTTATCAAAATCGTCTGTCCACTTGCCTATCAATCGCTCCAATTCTTTTGGATGCGGCGTCAAAATAGAACCTTTCGAAACCGATTTTAACAATGTCTTATTTACTGCCAATATATTCAAAGCATCTGCATCAATAACCAAAGGTGCTTTATTCGTTTTCAAAAACGCTTTCAATGCTTTTACAGTTGCAGCGTCAGTTCCTAAACCAATACCAATTCCGATAGCTTTTGGTTCAATATCGTACTGAATTTTTGTAATATTCTTTTCGTCTTCATCACAAATCACCATCGCTTCTGGCAATGAAGTCTGTAAAATTATATACCCACATTTAGGAATATACGCGGTAATTAATCCTGTTCCAACACGTAAACACGCCGAACTAGCCAAAGTTACAGCGCCTATTTTCCCGTAACTTCCGCCAACAATCAAGCTGTGTCCGTAGATTCCTTTATGCGCATATTTCTCTCTAGGAACGTACAATGGTAAAATTTCAAGCTTGTCAATCAACTCAACTTCTGTCTCTATTGATTGTAAATATTCCTGATCAAATCCAAAATTTAATGCTTCCCATTGTTGCATATAAATGCCTGTTTCTGGCAAAAAGAAACTCAATTTTGGCGCTTGTCCCGTTAAGGTAAAATTACTTTCAATAACTGCTTCTTTATCTTCTGGCGCATGATTTGGATACAAACCAGAAGGAACATCTATCGAAACTGTATACGCATCTGAAGCATTAATATATTTAATTAAATTTTTAACCCAATCCGAAGTTTCACGATTCAATCCAATTCCAAAAATGGCGTCTACAATAATATCCTCTTTATTCATTTC from Kordia antarctica encodes the following:
- a CDS encoding NAD(P)H-hydrate dehydratase — encoded protein: MKIYSADQIYQAINTTIEKNKISSNELMEFAGIQIFNWFHTRMQGAQVPIHIYCGIGNNGGSGLVLGRQLLQHGYNVHTYVVNFSDKRTKDFLINYDRIKEFKVWPRLLSSGEEFPEMNKEDIIVDAIFGIGLNRETSDWVKNLIKYINASDAYTVSIDVPSGLYPNHAPEDKEAVIESNFTLTGQAPKLSFFLPETGIYMQQWEALNFGFDQEYLQSIETEVELIDKLEILPLYVPREKYAHKGIYGHSLIVGGSYGKIGAVTLASSACLRVGTGLITAYIPKCGYIILQTSLPEAMVICDEDEKNITKIQYDIEPKAIGIGIGLGTDAATVKALKAFLKTNKAPLVIDADALNILAVNKTLLKSVSKGSILTPHPKELERLIGKWTDDFDKLEKTKAFSKKYNVVVIIKGAHTITCYADKLYINNTGNPGMATAGSGDVLTGMLTGLISQGYDSVTAAILGVYLHGKAGDIALTGLGYQALIASDIVEHIGDAYLDLFKKPEEPKEAEAPKEEPKKRKATQVRRKR